A single region of the Diadema setosum chromosome 14, eeDiaSeto1, whole genome shotgun sequence genome encodes:
- the LOC140237493 gene encoding uncharacterized protein, with translation MAARSDTSYAEKAAHAFPSAKPEEQLGGKPVFLKNKDIPSVSEKGMSNEDMYKCLIRSVQGREIKGIQRIRGLWRLYVENRESRMKLITNGLNIRNANVAVYDQNPFITAGKENSLRLLIRDIPLSVLDTVITDELEKCKHKVLGAPIRERLRVDGLLTDCLTGNRIVYIQHPSKPLPRDMNFGIFKAKVYHYGQIIPPARATLMCSRCLNAGHHRSQCNNPIVCRRCKQPGHLQQECSFETPPTSPTRDASEHGPMLAPSPSPSASASAATPPVHLIEQLIASGRQAANTASARQSLHDNQTHTQPKITQYLVGDRNASQPRQSADKSNGDISTPTPTEPVTDLAADRSEMTDSRTHSEASSEDSSSEDDGVEALSELSAESPELPKRATKERKVKQTKRKQKSSKKVPKKR, from the coding sequence ATGGCGGCACGCAGTGACACGTCATACGCCGAGAAAGCGGCCCATGCTTTCCCTTCTGCGAAACCTGAGGAACAGCTTGGAGGTAAGCCAGTCTTCCTGAAAAATAAAGACATACCATCAGTGAGTGAAAAGGGAATGTCAAACGAGGACATGTACAAATGCCTCATCCGTAGTGTGCAAGGACGAGAAATTAAAGGGATACAGAGAATTCGTGGTCTATGGAGGTTGTACGTGGAAAATCGGGAGTCAAGAATGAAACTGATAACAAATGGCTTGAACATCAGAAATGCCAATGTCGCAGTGTATGACCAAAACCCTTTCATCACAGCTGGGAAAGAAAACAGTCTACGTCTCCTCATCAGAGACATACCACTTTCAGTTCTCGATACTGTCATCACCGATGAACTGGAAAAATGCAAACACAAGGTCCTGGGTGCCCCCATCCGCGAACGTCTCCGTGTAGATGGTCTGCTCACTGACTGCCTGACCGGCAACCGGATAGTCTACATACAGCATCCATCGAAGCCCCTGCCTCGAGACATGAACTTTGGTATTTTTAAAGCCAAAGTCTACCACTATGGCCAGATCATACCACCTGCAAGGGCAACCCTCATGTGCTCACGTTGTTTGAATGCAGGGCATCACCGATCGCAATGCAACAACCCCATCGTCTGTCGACGATGTAAACAACCCGGACACCTGCAACAGGAATGCTCCTTCGAGACCCCGCCCACCTCACCGACCAGAGACGCCAGCGAACATGGACCGATGCTAGCACCATCGCCTTCCCCGTCGGCATCAGCCTCTGCTGCTACACCACCAGTGCACTTGATCGAACAGCTGATCGCATCGGGTCGACAAGCCGCGAATACAGCGAGTGCTCGTCAATCACTCCATGACAACCAGACGCACACTCAGCCCAAGATTACGCAATACCTAGTCGGGGATCGCAACGCATCACAGCCGCGACAGTCCGCTGACAAGTCCAACGGAGACATTTCAACTCCCACGCCGACAGAGCCTGTCACTGATCTCGCAGCAGACCGGTCGGAGATGACCGACTCTCGCACACACTCGGAAGCTTCGAGCGAAGATTCATCGAGCGAAGATGACGGTGTGGAAGCGTTGTCTGAACTCTCCGCTGAGTCACCGGAACTACCTAAACGAgcaacaaaagaaaggaaagtgaAACAAACGAAACGGAAGCAGAAATCTTCGAAAAAAGTACCAAAGAAGAGATGA